The Synchiropus splendidus isolate RoL2022-P1 chromosome 1, RoL_Sspl_1.0, whole genome shotgun sequence genome includes a window with the following:
- the snrpa1 gene encoding U2 small nuclear ribonucleoprotein A' has translation MVKLSAELIEQAAQFTNPVRDRELDLRGYKIPVLENLGATLDQFDTIDFSDNEIRKLDGFPLLKRLKTLMLNNNRICRLGENLETALPCLRELVLTNNNIQDLGDLDPLASIKTLTLLSLLRNPVTNKKHYRLYVINKLPQIRVLDFQKVKMKERQEAEKMFKGKRGAQLAKDIAKQPKTFTPGAAQQLEKKKTGPSYSDVEAIKNAIANASSLAEVERLKGMLQAGQIPGRDLRGAGDMVEEEEEEQEEEGDMAQMETNMAGVTVEMDNGQAVEAMEEEPHVNGS, from the exons ATGGTGAAACTGTCCGCGGAGCTGATCGAGCAGGCTGCTCAGTTCACGAACCCGGTCCGAGACAGAGAACTCGATCTGCGCG GCTATAAAATCCCAGTACTGGAGAACCTCGGAGCCACGCTGGACCAGTTTGACACTATCGATTTCTCGGATAATGAAATAAGGAAGCTGGATGGATTTCCATTGCTCAAGCGGCTGAAAACGCTGATGCTGAACAACAACAGGATCTG CCGACTAGGTGAGAATCTGGAGACTGCGCTGCCATGTCTGagagaattggtcctcacaaacaacaacattcaGGATCTG GGTGACCTGGACCCTCTGGCCTCAATTAAGACGCTGACCCTCCTGAG CCTTTTAAGGAATCCTGTCACAAACAAGAAACATTACCGGCTCTATGTCATCAACAAGCTCCCTCAGATTCGTGTGCTGGACTTCcagaaagtgaagatgaag GAACGGCAGGAGGCGGAGAAAATGTTCAAGGGAAAACGAGGTGCTCAGCTTGCAAAGGATATTGCCAAGCAACCCAAAAC gttcaCGCCGGGGGCAGCTCAGCAgcttgagaagaagaagacaggacCCTCCTACTCAGATGTGGAGGCTATTAAG AATGCCATTGCCAATGCGTCGTCATTAGCAGAGGTGGAGCGGTTGAAGGGGATGCTGCAGGCTGGTCAGATCCCCGGCCGAGACCTCAGAG GTGCTGGTGatatggtggaggaggaagaagaagagcaggaggaggaaggtgacaTGGCACAGATGGAAACCAACATGGCCGGAGTGACTGTAGAGATGGATAACGGCCAAGCTGTGGAAGCGATGGAAGAAGAGCCCCATGTGAATGGATCATGA
- the selenos gene encoding selenoprotein S, protein MDDEVEITDVDDGHFPQTEPGPVKNQDLGYFTVFAGELLSVYGWYLLAASVLLYFLILHLSKRRPAQASNRTTSGTQDADFVARRQEAMEAARRRMQEELDAKALLFKEKQQQQEEERRKQKIESWESMQQGKSYKAKLSQPAEDSSSSVASLKPKTDKKPLRSSDYNPLAGGGGGGGSCSWRPGRRGPSSGG, encoded by the exons ATGGATGATGAGGTGGAGATTACAGACGTGGATGACGGTCACTTCCCTCAAACGGAACCGGGCCCAGTAAAGAACCAGGACCTGGGCTACTTCACGGTGTTTG CGGGGGAGTTGCTGTCGGTGTATGGATGGTACCTGCTGGCGGCATCTGTCCTCCTCTACTTCCTGATTCTACACCTGAGCAAAAGAAGACCCGCTCAAGCATCCAACCGAACGACAAGTGGGACACAAG ATGCAGATTTCGTAGCCAGACGTCAGGAGGCGATGGAGGCAGCTCGCCGACGgatgcaggaggagctggatgCCAAGGCTCTTCTCTTtaaggagaagcagcagcag caagaagaagagaggaggaagcagaagatTGAGAGCTGGGAGAGCATGCAGCAGGGGAAGAGTTATAAAGCCAAACTGTCCCAG CCTGCTGAGGACAGCAGCTCGTCTGTGGCGTCGCTCAAACCAAAGACTGACAAGAAGCCTCTCCGCAGCTCTG ACTACAACCCcctggcaggaggaggaggaggaggcggctcGTGCTCCTGGAGGCCTGGCAGAAGAGGTCCATCATCTGGTGGATGA